A genomic segment from Candidatus Viadribacter manganicus encodes:
- the pip gene encoding prolyl aminopeptidase — MYGQTPPPRRDLYPAIEAYATEMLKVSDLHTIYVEQSGNPNGCPAVALHGGPGGGLSPEMRRFFDPKRFRILAMDQRGCGRSTPHAELRENTTWDLVADIERVREKFGIDKWVVFGGSWGSTLSLAYAAKHPERVAGLVLRGIFLLRKSEIDWFYQDGASHVYPDAFERYAQAIPPSERGDYLGAYHKRLTSSDWAERVRAARAWARWEGETISIAGPSALPSRFNEDRFVEAFARIENHYFMNGGFFESDGWLLEQAPRLRNIPCRIAQGRYDMCTPMKSAWDLKQRWPELELEVIHDAGHSSLEPGIVDALVRATDWMADRANW; from the coding sequence ATGTACGGACAAACGCCCCCACCCCGCCGCGACCTTTATCCCGCGATCGAAGCTTACGCGACCGAGATGCTGAAGGTTTCGGACCTGCACACGATTTACGTGGAGCAGTCGGGCAATCCGAATGGATGTCCGGCGGTGGCGCTGCACGGCGGCCCGGGCGGCGGGCTCTCGCCTGAGATGCGCCGGTTTTTCGATCCGAAGCGGTTTCGGATTTTGGCGATGGATCAGCGCGGCTGCGGACGTTCGACGCCGCATGCGGAGCTGCGGGAAAACACGACCTGGGATCTGGTCGCCGATATCGAGCGCGTGCGCGAGAAGTTCGGCATCGACAAATGGGTGGTGTTCGGCGGCTCGTGGGGCTCGACGTTATCGCTCGCATACGCGGCCAAGCACCCCGAGCGCGTCGCAGGGCTGGTGCTGCGCGGCATTTTCCTGCTGCGCAAGAGTGAGATCGATTGGTTCTACCAAGATGGCGCGAGCCATGTTTATCCGGACGCTTTCGAGCGCTACGCGCAAGCGATCCCGCCGAGCGAACGCGGCGATTATCTGGGCGCGTATCACAAGCGCCTGACCTCGTCCGACTGGGCCGAAAGAGTGCGCGCAGCGCGCGCCTGGGCACGATGGGAAGGTGAAACGATTTCGATCGCCGGGCCAAGCGCGCTGCCATCGCGGTTCAATGAGGATCGCTTCGTGGAAGCATTCGCACGGATCGAGAACCACTACTTTATGAATGGCGGCTTCTTCGAGAGCGACGGATGGCTGCTGGAGCAGGCGCCGCGCCTGCGAAACATCCCCTGCCGCATTGCGCAAGGCCGCTACGATATGTGCACGCCGATGAAGAGCGCCTGGGATCTAAAACAGCGTTGGCCTGAGCTTGAGTTGGAAGTGATCCACGATGCGGGACACAGCTCGCTTGAGCCGGGCATAGTGGATGCGTTGGTGCGGGCCACGGACTGGATGGCTGACAGAGCCAACTGGTAG
- the rodA gene encoding rod shape-determining protein RodA has translation MTTLSMTAGPNTVFDRFAKLNWGIITILIALAFVGVLMHFSVSSGAWTDMPLTHGIRFAVLLAMMVLAAIFLDTRVWLAIAYPLYAVALILLVGVEVAGATRMGATRWLDIGPLSLQPSELMKVGIVLALARYYHSLDPRKTGTVLWIVPPFLMIVAPVALVMHQPDLGTSLMILFAGVCIMFLGGLLWRIIAAGAIVAIGGAIFAYFGVLHEYQRQRVDVFLGITQDPLGAGYHVLQSKIAIGSAGLFGRGWMQGTQSQLDFLPEKHTDFIFTMIVEEFGLLGGALVLGLFGALMGLTMQVAYKARSLFGKLAAGGVAATLACYVFINTAMVIGLVPVVGIPLPIISFGGTAMVTLMAGYAIVLSVDLHRDQHGARGWLW, from the coding sequence ATGACGACGCTTTCCATGACCGCCGGCCCCAACACCGTGTTCGATCGCTTCGCGAAGCTGAACTGGGGCATCATCACCATCCTCATCGCGCTCGCCTTCGTGGGTGTGCTGATGCACTTTTCGGTGTCGTCCGGCGCATGGACCGATATGCCGCTGACGCACGGCATTCGCTTCGCCGTGCTGCTTGCCATGATGGTGCTGGCCGCGATCTTCCTCGATACACGCGTGTGGCTCGCCATCGCGTATCCACTCTACGCGGTTGCTCTCATCTTGCTTGTCGGCGTTGAAGTCGCCGGTGCAACGCGGATGGGCGCGACGCGCTGGCTCGATATCGGGCCGCTCTCGCTGCAGCCTTCAGAGCTGATGAAGGTCGGCATCGTGCTTGCGCTTGCGCGCTATTACCATTCGCTCGATCCACGCAAAACCGGCACCGTGCTTTGGATCGTGCCGCCGTTCCTGATGATCGTCGCGCCCGTCGCGCTCGTCATGCACCAGCCTGACCTCGGCACCTCGCTGATGATCCTTTTCGCCGGCGTCTGCATCATGTTCCTCGGCGGTCTGCTGTGGCGCATCATTGCAGCGGGCGCGATCGTCGCGATAGGCGGCGCCATCTTCGCGTATTTCGGCGTGCTCCATGAATACCAGCGTCAACGTGTCGACGTCTTCCTCGGCATCACTCAAGATCCGCTGGGCGCCGGCTATCACGTGCTGCAGTCTAAGATCGCCATCGGCTCCGCCGGACTGTTCGGGCGCGGCTGGATGCAGGGCACCCAATCGCAGCTCGACTTCCTTCCGGAAAAACACACCGACTTCATCTTCACGATGATCGTCGAGGAGTTTGGCTTGCTCGGCGGCGCGCTCGTGCTTGGCCTGTTTGGCGCGCTCATGGGCCTCACCATGCAGGTCGCCTATAAGGCCCGCTCGCTCTTCGGTAAGCTCGCCGCTGGCGGCGTCGCCGCAACGCTCGCGTGCTATGTCTTTATCAACACTGCGATGGTGATCGGTCTTGTGCCTGTCGTTGGCATTCCGTTGCCGATCATCAGCTTCGGCGGCACCGCGATGGTGACGCTGATGGCCGGCTACGCCATCGTGCTCAGCGTCGACTTGCACCGCGACCAGCACGGCGCGCGCGGCTGGCTCTGGTGA
- a CDS encoding MFS transporter: MSAESPPQSILASPAARVTMVMSALFGTTGVILVFLPRWLEVERGLSGAEIGIILSLAQFARALTGPLIAYRADRAADRAAPLKLIALAATIAYAAFFFLADGFWQLLAFGFVALSVTQALTPLIEAATLRATAQGKMSYGVARGIGSVAFIGANVLGGVVTAHFGVAAVVVWVLCGLSLTTFASWFGLHRDPRPERPITSRGGGVGALLGNRRFLIVIVACGLIQAAHGFYYSFSVLVWRAQGISSEMIGLLWAFGVALEVAFLWSLPFIERRTTPETLILIGAGAAVARWFAMGFAPLGGVLWPLQAMHALSFAAAHVGAMRLLHREASEDSAVMAQTLYAVMSGGLLMGASTLISGCLYDVGGAIGYWAMAAMAGVGGLLALLLLQPKMRVPGATHQ, from the coding sequence TTGAGCGCTGAATCGCCTCCGCAATCCATTCTCGCCTCGCCCGCCGCGCGCGTGACGATGGTGATGTCGGCGCTGTTTGGGACGACCGGCGTAATCTTGGTGTTTTTGCCGCGTTGGCTGGAAGTTGAACGCGGCCTGAGCGGCGCGGAAATTGGGATTATCCTCTCGCTCGCGCAATTTGCGCGCGCGCTCACTGGTCCGCTTATCGCCTATCGCGCCGATCGCGCCGCCGATCGCGCAGCGCCTCTTAAGCTCATCGCGCTCGCTGCAACCATTGCATACGCTGCGTTCTTTTTTCTCGCGGACGGCTTCTGGCAATTGCTGGCGTTCGGTTTCGTCGCGCTCTCTGTCACGCAAGCGCTGACGCCGCTCATCGAGGCCGCAACGTTGCGTGCAACGGCTCAAGGCAAGATGAGTTACGGCGTTGCGCGAGGCATCGGCTCTGTTGCGTTCATAGGCGCCAATGTTCTCGGTGGCGTTGTAACCGCCCACTTCGGTGTTGCGGCTGTCGTCGTCTGGGTGTTGTGCGGCCTGTCGCTTACGACCTTCGCAAGCTGGTTTGGCCTTCATCGTGATCCGCGCCCGGAGCGCCCGATAACGTCACGCGGCGGCGGCGTTGGCGCGCTGTTGGGCAATCGCCGCTTTTTGATTGTCATTGTCGCGTGCGGTCTCATTCAGGCGGCGCACGGCTTTTATTATTCATTCTCAGTGCTGGTTTGGCGCGCACAGGGCATTTCGTCAGAAATGATCGGCCTGCTGTGGGCGTTCGGTGTCGCGCTTGAGGTCGCGTTCCTTTGGAGTTTACCCTTTATCGAGCGGCGCACGACCCCCGAGACGCTCATCCTCATAGGCGCTGGCGCGGCCGTGGCGCGCTGGTTCGCCATGGGCTTTGCGCCGTTGGGCGGGGTGCTTTGGCCATTGCAGGCAATGCACGCCTTGAGCTTCGCCGCCGCCCATGTCGGCGCTATGCGTCTCTTGCATCGCGAGGCCTCTGAAGATTCTGCTGTGATGGCGCAAACCCTTTACGCTGTGATGTCCGGCGGGCTTTTGATGGGCGCATCGACCCTCATCTCCGGGTGCCTCTACGATGTTGGCGGGGCCATCGGCTATTGGGCGATGGCCGCGATGGCCGGCGTTGGCGGCCTACTCGCTTTGCTGCTTTTGCAGCCAAAAATGCGGGTTCCCGGCGCAACACATCAGTAA